One part of the Micrococcus sp. 2A genome encodes these proteins:
- a CDS encoding DUF2017 family protein — MAQRFRWTRRGYVAQLEKPEVRLLRGLVKDVVTLLENRQDEVRAHDDADVVSAEHPAAGAAAASDAPAAEQAAAADSTGKEAGPAAGLSEEDTAFWDLVAGLHLSADPRPRRAAPTDAAVARLLPEALADADPDEQAEHRALTEDALTAAKLDDARRALAALQSTQVTLPHADAPAFARALNDVRLVLATRLGVATEEDARRVHAVDDWRRAEDVESTMALLYNFTSWLLETLMDEMLTELPAEGTDGEDA; from the coding sequence ATGGCACAGAGGTTCCGCTGGACGCGGCGCGGCTACGTCGCGCAGCTGGAGAAGCCGGAGGTCCGCCTGCTGCGCGGCCTCGTCAAGGACGTCGTCACCCTCCTGGAGAACCGCCAGGACGAGGTCCGCGCCCACGACGACGCCGACGTCGTCTCGGCCGAGCACCCCGCCGCCGGCGCCGCGGCAGCCTCCGACGCCCCCGCGGCGGAGCAGGCGGCCGCCGCGGACTCCACGGGGAAGGAGGCGGGCCCCGCGGCCGGCCTCTCCGAGGAGGACACCGCGTTCTGGGACCTCGTCGCGGGGCTCCACCTCTCCGCCGACCCGCGGCCGCGCCGCGCCGCGCCGACCGACGCCGCCGTCGCCCGCCTGCTGCCCGAGGCCCTGGCCGACGCGGACCCGGACGAGCAGGCGGAGCACCGCGCGCTCACCGAGGACGCGCTCACCGCCGCCAAGCTCGACGACGCGCGCCGGGCGCTCGCGGCCCTCCAGTCCACGCAGGTCACCCTGCCCCACGCCGACGCGCCCGCGTTCGCGCGGGCCCTGAACGACGTCCGCCTCGTGCTCGCCACGCGCCTGGGCGTGGCCACCGAGGAGGACGCCCGGCGCGTGCACGCCGTGGACGACTGGCGCCGCGCCGAGGACGTCGAGTCCACGATGGCGCTGCTCTACAACTTCACCTCGTGGCTCCTGGAGACCCTCATGGACGAGATGCTGACCGAGCTGCCCGCCGAGGGCACGGACGGGGAGGACGCATGA
- the rph gene encoding ribonuclease PH, which yields MSVPAPNSRQDGRAVDELRPITITRGWSRQAEGSALIEFGDTRVLCTASFTEGVPRWLKGEGTGWVTAEYAMLPRATSERNQRESIKGKIGGRTHEISRLIGRSLRAVIDLDALGENTIVLDCDVLDADGGTRTAAITGAYVALAEAVGWAQRQGILRKDATVLKDSVAAVSVGIIDGTPMLDLPYVEDVKAETDMNVVVTGSGTFVEVQGTAEGAPFDRAELDALLDLALLGTTELARIQAQTLAAHAAGADA from the coding sequence ATGAGCGTTCCCGCACCGAACTCCCGCCAGGACGGCCGCGCCGTCGACGAGCTGCGTCCCATCACGATCACGCGGGGCTGGTCCCGGCAGGCCGAGGGCTCGGCCCTCATCGAGTTCGGGGACACGCGCGTGCTCTGCACCGCCTCCTTCACCGAGGGTGTGCCGCGCTGGCTCAAGGGCGAGGGCACCGGCTGGGTCACCGCCGAGTACGCGATGCTCCCGCGCGCCACCTCCGAGCGCAACCAGCGCGAGTCCATCAAGGGCAAGATCGGCGGGCGCACCCATGAGATCTCCCGCCTGATCGGCCGCTCGCTGCGCGCCGTGATCGACCTGGACGCCCTGGGGGAGAACACGATCGTCCTGGACTGCGACGTGCTGGACGCCGACGGCGGCACCCGCACCGCCGCCATCACCGGCGCCTACGTGGCGCTCGCCGAGGCCGTGGGCTGGGCGCAGCGCCAGGGGATCCTGCGCAAGGACGCCACGGTCCTCAAGGACTCCGTGGCCGCCGTGTCCGTGGGCATCATCGACGGCACGCCGATGCTGGACCTGCCCTACGTGGAGGACGTCAAGGCCGAGACGGACATGAACGTGGTGGTCACCGGCTCGGGGACCTTCGTCGAGGTGCAGGGCACCGCCGAGGGCGCTCCCTTCGACCGCGCCGAGCTGGACGCTCTCCTCGACCTCGCGCTCCTGGGCACCACCGAGCTCGCCCGCATCCAGGCGCAGACCCTCGCCGCGCACGCCGCCGGGGCCGACGCGTGA
- a CDS encoding non-canonical purine NTP pyrophosphatase, with the protein MSAGETTRVPEGARVVLATRNAGKVRELRQLLAGAVPGLDVDAAVVDVGAVGAPDVVEDGVTFEQNALKKARAVAAHTGLIAVADDSGLAVDVLGGAPGIFSARWSGAHGEDRANLELLLAQLADVPDAHRGAEFVCAAALAVPSTPDARGVHSIHFTHVEHGRLRGTLLRAPVGEGGFGYDPILRPTGRDESTAQLSSAEKNAISHRGHAFRALLPYLVDALAARS; encoded by the coding sequence GTGAGCGCAGGGGAGACGACCCGGGTGCCCGAGGGCGCCCGCGTGGTGCTCGCCACCCGCAACGCCGGCAAGGTCCGGGAGCTGCGCCAGCTGCTCGCCGGCGCCGTGCCGGGCCTGGACGTGGACGCCGCCGTCGTGGACGTGGGCGCCGTGGGCGCCCCGGACGTCGTGGAGGACGGGGTCACCTTCGAGCAGAACGCCCTCAAGAAGGCTCGCGCGGTGGCGGCCCACACCGGCCTGATCGCCGTGGCGGACGACTCCGGCCTCGCCGTGGACGTGCTCGGCGGGGCGCCCGGCATCTTCTCCGCCCGCTGGTCCGGGGCCCACGGGGAGGACCGGGCCAACCTCGAGCTCCTGCTCGCGCAGCTGGCGGACGTCCCGGATGCGCACCGCGGCGCCGAGTTCGTGTGCGCCGCGGCGCTCGCGGTGCCCAGCACGCCGGACGCGCGGGGCGTGCACAGCATCCACTTCACCCACGTGGAGCACGGCCGCCTGCGCGGCACCCTGCTGCGCGCGCCCGTCGGGGAGGGCGGGTTCGGCTACGACCCGATCCTGCGCCCCACCGGCCGGGACGAGTCCACGGCCCAGCTCAGCTCCGCCGAGAAGAACGCGATCAGCCACCGCGGCCACGCGTTCCGGGCGCTCCTGCCGTACCTGGTGGACGCCCTGGCCGCCCGCTCGTGA
- a CDS encoding exonuclease domain-containing protein gives MAGHAGLHFTAIDFETANGFRGSPCAVGLVRVRDGRMVERASWLVRPPAGFDRFDPRNVRIHGITPDQVGGAPRFAEVFDDLAAFVGADVLVAHNARFDLGVIESALEVSGRDVPTLDYACSLMLARRAYDLPSYALPSAAREAGFTPGRHHDALADAEACAAILIDVARRSPGTEQASETGTTAAPSVRRIDALVRDHGLAVGRLEGRPHGVGEESRATRQARLTAGVFDALVPLRDEREMPDFMRWPQEGANPVPNPDADPSHPLFGQTVVFTGGIGMSRQAAKERAAAFGAQTASRVSAQTTMLVVGDGFEASDVLGGTPAAATPALTHRKTKDALRRRAAGQPVALVTEAEFLQMLDENWPGPAR, from the coding sequence GTGGCGGGGCACGCGGGACTGCACTTCACCGCGATCGACTTCGAGACGGCCAACGGCTTCCGGGGCTCGCCGTGCGCCGTGGGCCTCGTCCGCGTGCGGGACGGCCGCATGGTGGAGCGGGCCTCGTGGCTCGTGCGACCGCCGGCCGGCTTCGACCGCTTCGACCCGCGCAACGTGCGGATCCACGGGATCACCCCGGACCAGGTGGGCGGCGCCCCGCGCTTCGCGGAGGTCTTCGACGACCTCGCGGCGTTCGTCGGCGCCGACGTGCTCGTGGCCCACAACGCCCGGTTCGACCTCGGCGTCATCGAGTCCGCCCTCGAGGTCTCGGGCCGCGACGTGCCCACGCTGGACTACGCGTGCAGCCTGATGCTGGCCCGCAGGGCCTACGACCTGCCCTCCTACGCCCTGCCCTCGGCCGCGCGCGAGGCGGGGTTCACGCCGGGCCGCCACCACGACGCGCTCGCGGACGCCGAGGCCTGCGCGGCCATCCTCATCGACGTCGCCCGGCGGTCGCCGGGCACGGAGCAGGCATCGGAGACGGGCACGACGGCGGCCCCGTCCGTCCGGCGCATCGACGCGCTCGTGCGCGACCACGGCCTCGCCGTGGGCCGACTCGAGGGGCGCCCGCACGGCGTCGGTGAGGAGTCCCGGGCGACCCGTCAGGCGCGCCTGACGGCGGGCGTGTTCGACGCGCTCGTGCCCCTGCGGGACGAACGGGAGATGCCCGACTTCATGCGCTGGCCGCAGGAGGGGGCCAACCCCGTGCCGAACCCGGACGCGGACCCCTCCCACCCGCTGTTCGGCCAGACGGTGGTGTTCACCGGCGGGATCGGGATGTCCCGTCAGGCCGCGAAGGAGCGGGCGGCCGCGTTCGGCGCGCAGACCGCCAGTCGCGTCTCGGCGCAGACCACCATGCTCGTGGTGGGCGACGGCTTCGAGGCGTCCGACGTGCTGGGCGGCACCCCGGCGGCGGCCACCCCCGCCCTCACGCACCGCAAGACGAAGGACGCCCTGCGCCGCCGTGCGGCGGGCCAGCCTGTCGCGCTCGTGACGGAGGCGGAGTTCCTGCAGATGCTCGACGAGAACTGGCCCGGCCCCGCCCGCTGA
- a CDS encoding ADP-ribosylglycohydrolase family protein: MSEQTSEQAPTPAAAPALPADEHARRVLALLAAGAAGDALGGVVEFTPASGITAQLGPSGVTDAVALMALDGARSLPITDDTQMTLYVLDGLLEWIEWQNAGQASDAAACVWLACLRWYATQRGSLPAGAPPVPGRWIDEHEELRVQQAPGNACLSGLADPGMGLPGDPHNPESKGCGTVMRSAPYGMVPGLEDHHVASFARQGAVLTHGHPTAWVSAATHALVIAALLRGATLPDAVAHARAWVEDAGEDGLETAAALEAAERLAQAASRDDGDLGAPGSLPLALGEGWVAEEALAIAVFAALVADRVADGPEAALALALRIGVNHGGDSDSTASLAGQLLGARHGLAVFGAEADVDPASDAAAACVPAWIAERGVVIEAARRWSAATT; encoded by the coding sequence ATGTCCGAGCAGACCTCTGAGCAGGCCCCCACGCCCGCCGCCGCGCCCGCCCTCCCCGCCGACGAGCACGCCCGCCGCGTCCTCGCCCTCCTCGCGGCCGGCGCGGCCGGAGACGCGCTCGGCGGCGTCGTCGAGTTCACGCCCGCGTCCGGCATCACGGCGCAGCTCGGCCCCTCCGGCGTGACGGACGCGGTCGCGCTCATGGCGCTGGACGGGGCCCGCTCCCTCCCGATCACGGATGACACCCAGATGACCCTCTACGTGCTCGACGGCCTCCTCGAGTGGATCGAGTGGCAGAACGCCGGCCAGGCCTCGGACGCGGCCGCGTGCGTGTGGCTCGCATGCCTGCGCTGGTACGCCACCCAGCGCGGCTCGCTCCCCGCGGGCGCCCCGCCGGTGCCCGGCCGGTGGATCGACGAGCACGAGGAGCTGCGCGTCCAGCAGGCCCCGGGCAACGCGTGCCTGTCGGGGCTGGCGGATCCCGGCATGGGCCTTCCCGGGGACCCCCACAACCCGGAGTCGAAGGGGTGCGGCACGGTGATGCGCTCGGCCCCGTACGGCATGGTCCCGGGGCTCGAGGACCACCACGTCGCCTCGTTCGCGCGCCAGGGCGCCGTGCTCACGCACGGCCACCCCACCGCGTGGGTCAGCGCCGCGACGCACGCGCTCGTGATCGCCGCCCTGCTGCGCGGCGCGACGCTCCCCGACGCCGTCGCGCACGCCCGCGCCTGGGTGGAGGACGCCGGCGAGGACGGCCTGGAGACCGCCGCCGCGCTCGAGGCCGCGGAGCGCCTCGCGCAGGCGGCCTCCCGCGACGACGGAGACCTGGGCGCGCCCGGTTCGCTGCCGCTCGCGCTCGGCGAGGGCTGGGTCGCCGAGGAGGCGTTGGCCATCGCGGTCTTCGCGGCCCTCGTGGCGGACCGGGTCGCGGACGGTCCGGAGGCGGCGCTCGCGCTCGCGTTGCGGATCGGCGTGAACCACGGCGGCGACTCGGACTCCACCGCCTCCCTCGCCGGCCAGCTGCTCGGGGCGCGCCACGGCCTGGCCGTCTTCGGTGCGGAGGCCGACGTCGACCCGGCCTCCGACGCCGCGGCCGCGTGCGTGCCCGCGTGGATCGCCGAGCGCGGCGTGGTGATCGAGGCCGCGCGCCGCTGGAGCGCCGCCACCACCTGA
- a CDS encoding exonuclease SbcCD subunit D has product MKLLHTSDWHLGRSFHGTGLLDAQAQVLDVLLDTVREHRVDAVLLAGDVYDRALPPADAVRLLDRALRQIRAAGAEVVLTSGNHDSAVRLGFGGGLMEAAGVHVRADAADLARPVLLRQRHDDGARGEGEPGQTVAVYGVPFLEPRHQGQAWEVEPNHTAVMTEAVRRIREDLEARRAESASPVAGVVMAHLFAAGGHGSESERDIGEGEHVEHPGGTPEALVGTLGQVPVSVFAGLDYVALGHLHGRQRLADHVRYSGSPLPYSFSEANHRKGAWLVTVEGGAVRAVEAVDWEAGRRLAVIAGPLDALLGSAEFAHAEDRWVQATVTDDERPERALERLKTRFPHVLVFRHEPAGGRRTRERTYADALRQAPSDLALTTGFVDHVRERAASPAEAALLQDALEASRLAEVRA; this is encoded by the coding sequence ATGAAGCTCCTCCACACGTCCGACTGGCACCTCGGGCGCTCCTTCCACGGCACCGGACTGCTCGACGCCCAGGCTCAGGTCCTCGACGTCCTGCTGGACACCGTCCGGGAGCACCGGGTGGACGCCGTCCTGCTGGCCGGGGACGTCTACGACCGCGCGCTCCCGCCGGCGGACGCGGTCCGGCTGCTCGATCGCGCGCTGAGGCAGATCCGGGCTGCGGGCGCCGAGGTCGTCCTGACCAGCGGCAACCACGACTCCGCGGTGCGGCTCGGCTTCGGCGGCGGCCTCATGGAGGCCGCGGGGGTCCACGTGCGCGCGGACGCGGCGGACCTGGCGCGCCCGGTGCTGCTGCGGCAGAGGCACGACGACGGCGCGCGCGGCGAGGGGGAGCCCGGGCAGACGGTGGCCGTGTATGGGGTGCCGTTCCTCGAGCCACGCCATCAGGGCCAGGCGTGGGAGGTGGAGCCGAACCACACGGCCGTCATGACCGAGGCCGTCCGTCGCATCCGGGAGGACCTCGAGGCCAGGCGCGCCGAGAGCGCGAGCCCGGTCGCGGGCGTCGTCATGGCGCACCTGTTCGCCGCGGGCGGGCACGGCTCGGAGAGCGAGCGGGACATCGGGGAGGGTGAGCACGTCGAGCATCCGGGCGGGACGCCTGAGGCCCTTGTGGGGACGCTCGGCCAGGTGCCGGTGTCCGTGTTCGCGGGGCTGGACTACGTCGCCCTGGGCCACCTGCACGGGCGGCAGCGCCTCGCCGATCACGTGCGCTACTCCGGCTCCCCGCTGCCCTACTCCTTCTCCGAGGCGAACCACCGCAAGGGGGCGTGGCTGGTCACGGTCGAGGGTGGGGCCGTGCGCGCCGTCGAGGCCGTGGACTGGGAGGCCGGCCGCCGGCTGGCGGTCATCGCCGGGCCCCTCGACGCGCTGCTGGGCTCGGCCGAGTTCGCCCACGCCGAGGACCGCTGGGTGCAGGCGACCGTCACCGACGACGAGCGGCCCGAGCGCGCCCTCGAGCGCCTCAAGACGCGCTTCCCGCACGTCCTCGTGTTCCGGCACGAGCCGGCGGGCGGGAGGAGGACGCGCGAGCGCACCTACGCGGACGCGCTCCGCCAGGCCCCCTCGGACCTCGCGCTGACCACCGGGTTCGTGGACCACGTGCGGGAGCGCGCGGCCAGTCCGGCCGAGGCGGCCCTGCTCCAGGACGCCCTCGAGGCGTCGCGACTCGCGGAGGTGCGCGCATGA
- a CDS encoding MBL fold metallo-hydrolase, whose protein sequence is MKLTIIGASGSFPGPGSPASCYLVSAQGVAADGVTPRTWRILLDLGNGSLGVLQRYIGLEDLDGVMLSHLHPDHCMDLCGLHVAIRWNPEGWTAGRVPVYGPAATADRLAEAYGMDPDPGMREDFDFRVWQAGSTVSFGPFRITPVPVRHPIDEAYALRVEADEVDATGAVVTRVLTYSGDTDTCEGLVEAARDADMFLCEAAFHEGRDDGIDGVHLTGRRAGRMATEAGARRLLLTHLPVWNDPQRAAAEARETYEGPLAVAVSGLSYGV, encoded by the coding sequence GTGAAGCTGACCATCATCGGGGCCTCCGGCTCCTTCCCCGGCCCCGGCTCGCCGGCCTCGTGCTACCTGGTCTCCGCCCAGGGCGTGGCGGCGGACGGCGTGACCCCGCGGACGTGGCGGATCCTGCTGGACCTCGGCAACGGCTCGCTCGGCGTGCTCCAGCGCTACATCGGCCTCGAGGACCTCGACGGGGTCATGCTCTCCCACCTGCACCCGGACCACTGCATGGACCTGTGCGGCCTGCACGTGGCCATCCGCTGGAACCCGGAGGGCTGGACCGCGGGCCGCGTGCCCGTCTACGGACCGGCCGCCACCGCCGACCGGCTCGCCGAGGCCTACGGGATGGACCCGGATCCGGGCATGCGGGAGGACTTCGACTTCCGCGTGTGGCAGGCCGGGAGCACCGTCTCCTTCGGCCCGTTCCGCATCACCCCCGTGCCGGTACGCCACCCCATCGACGAGGCCTACGCCCTGCGCGTGGAGGCCGACGAGGTGGACGCCACCGGCGCCGTCGTCACCCGCGTGCTCACGTACTCGGGCGACACGGACACGTGCGAGGGGCTGGTGGAGGCCGCGCGGGACGCGGACATGTTCCTGTGCGAGGCGGCCTTCCACGAGGGCCGAGACGACGGGATCGACGGGGTCCACCTGACCGGCCGCCGGGCCGGGCGGATGGCGACCGAGGCGGGTGCCCGCCGCCTCCTGCTGACCCACCTGCCCGTGTGGAACGACCCCCAGCGGGCCGCCGCCGAGGCACGCGAAACGTACGAGGGCCCGCTCGCCGTCGCGGTCTCCGGGCTGAGCTACGGCGTCTGA
- the murI gene encoding glutamate racemase produces MSRPHADAASPIGVFDSGVGGLTVARAIMDQLPHESILYVGDTAHSPYGPRPIAQVRALALGIMDELVDAGVKALVIACNSASAAVLRDARERYTGRLGIPVVEVIQPAVRRAVAATRNGRIGVIGTQATVGSRAYEDSFSAAPHLSVTSAACPRFVEFVEAGITTGPELLATAEEYVAPLKAAEVDTLVLGCTHYPLLTGALSLVMGEDVTLVSSAEETAKDLYRALVRHGIEHPHSAAGSGQSASHRFMSTGDPRHFQALARRFLGPEVESVARMDTVRERYPTAALAQLTPDLIARLDSERRGTP; encoded by the coding sequence ATGAGCCGGCCCCACGCGGACGCCGCGTCCCCGATCGGCGTGTTCGACTCCGGCGTGGGCGGTCTGACCGTGGCGCGCGCGATCATGGACCAGCTGCCCCACGAGTCCATCCTCTACGTGGGGGACACGGCCCACTCCCCGTACGGCCCCCGGCCCATCGCGCAGGTGCGCGCGCTCGCGCTCGGCATCATGGACGAGCTGGTGGACGCGGGCGTGAAGGCCCTCGTCATCGCGTGCAACTCCGCCTCGGCCGCGGTGCTGCGCGACGCGCGGGAGCGCTACACGGGCCGGCTCGGCATCCCGGTGGTGGAGGTCATCCAGCCGGCCGTGCGCCGCGCGGTGGCCGCCACCCGCAACGGGCGGATCGGCGTGATCGGCACGCAGGCCACCGTGGGCTCCCGCGCCTACGAGGACTCCTTCTCCGCGGCGCCGCACCTGAGCGTCACGAGCGCGGCGTGCCCGCGGTTCGTGGAGTTCGTGGAGGCCGGGATCACCACGGGCCCCGAGCTGCTGGCCACCGCGGAGGAGTACGTCGCCCCGCTCAAGGCGGCGGAGGTGGACACGCTCGTGCTCGGCTGCACCCACTACCCCCTGCTGACGGGGGCCCTGTCCCTCGTGATGGGGGAGGACGTCACCCTCGTCTCCTCCGCCGAGGAGACCGCGAAGGACCTGTACCGGGCGCTCGTGCGCCACGGCATCGAGCACCCGCACTCGGCGGCCGGCTCCGGCCAGTCCGCCTCCCACCGGTTCATGTCCACGGGCGACCCCCGGCACTTCCAGGCGCTCGCCCGCCGCTTCCTCGGCCCCGAGGTGGAGTCCGTGGCCCGCATGGACACGGTGCGGGAGCGCTACCCCACGGCCGCTCTCGCGCAGCTGACGCCCGACCTGATCGCCCGTCTGGACTCCGAACGAAGGGGCACGCCGTGA
- a CDS encoding SMC family ATPase, whose protein sequence is MRIHRMRLQGLGPYADRQDVDFAALNAAGLFLLDGPTGAGKSTILAALCYALYGSVPGGRLPESLVTTLREPGAVTPEVLLEFSVQGRRFEVLRSPKHLRKKKKGDGLTSTQAAVSLREHAEGEWGAPLTRADEVGQLIASVMHLDADQFMQVVLLPQGQFAQFLTATSDDRRALLRRLFGTQRFDGVEEHLKGEASRLDGAVAADAAIADAARAQLRDAMREELGEGWPAPEPHPETDEGLLDLAVRRADAAREAAGAGLTAAHTAERDARAAVRALESTAASLAAAAGWTDRLSVHEASARETGEGRAAVLAHERAGRVLAAAARARRAEHAEHAEGERAATAAAGVAAEPLAASWLGEASGEGEQDEVAGATVSVARTALQRADRAADAVEAAVKDRARMARLEEEQAAGGARREAIEGERAAGAHEREARSTAIVAVREAVESGGARLGARAAVDRRAEEARTRRAAAGLAEERRAAAERARADHERLVARERAAAEKHVGLLRSRYEQAASELSEQLVEGEPCAVCGSPAHPRPAPAAATTVTEADVAAAEKARDRAGAAAAQAEAARERAESALREARDAAGGLGVEEAEAALGAAEAEQADLAAVAKALAADRRTLTKLETAQTAAESADAALALEAERLEEATARRAERLLELRAAVEAAQADAEDLDVRRGQVGGARRALRALADAAEAQARAAAVRAETAEALAAALAAEDFTGAEAAAQARLDDDDASALTARVRAWDEEGSRLAELGTTELVAEGRALAEAGTAAPTQEESAAAAERLAAAEAASAERATAVGRLDTLVATVRRQSAALTDVLGRSAALIEEHRTVTQLLALVRGGGENRLKMPLTSYVLAGRLEEVAAAATERLLAMTDARYSIEYSDAVGGRGNKGLELVVRDHYVDETRHPSTLSGGETFMASLALALGLADTVQAESGGIELDTLFVDEGFGSLDSETLDDVLDVVDSLRSGGRTVGLVSHVDRMKQEIGVRLEVRKDRRGSSLAVHEGT, encoded by the coding sequence ATGAGGATCCACCGGATGCGGCTGCAGGGGCTCGGCCCCTATGCGGACCGCCAGGACGTCGACTTCGCCGCGCTGAACGCCGCGGGCCTCTTCCTGCTCGACGGCCCCACGGGCGCCGGCAAGTCCACCATCCTCGCCGCGCTCTGCTATGCCCTGTACGGCTCGGTGCCGGGCGGCCGCTTGCCCGAGTCCCTCGTCACCACGCTGCGCGAGCCCGGGGCCGTGACGCCCGAGGTGCTCCTGGAGTTCTCGGTGCAGGGCCGCCGCTTCGAGGTGCTCCGCTCCCCGAAGCACCTGCGGAAGAAGAAGAAGGGTGACGGCCTGACCTCCACGCAGGCCGCGGTGTCCCTGCGCGAGCACGCGGAGGGGGAGTGGGGTGCCCCGCTGACCCGCGCGGACGAGGTGGGCCAGCTGATCGCCTCCGTCATGCACCTGGACGCCGATCAGTTCATGCAGGTCGTCCTGCTGCCCCAGGGCCAGTTCGCGCAGTTCCTCACCGCCACGTCGGACGACCGCCGGGCCCTGCTGCGCCGCCTCTTCGGCACGCAGCGCTTCGACGGCGTCGAGGAGCATCTCAAGGGGGAGGCCTCCCGCCTGGACGGAGCCGTCGCCGCGGACGCCGCGATCGCCGACGCCGCGCGCGCCCAGCTGCGCGACGCGATGCGCGAGGAGCTCGGCGAGGGCTGGCCCGCGCCCGAGCCGCACCCCGAGACGGACGAGGGCCTCCTGGACCTCGCCGTGCGGCGGGCCGATGCAGCGCGGGAGGCGGCCGGAGCCGGACTCACCGCGGCCCACACGGCGGAGCGGGACGCCCGCGCCGCCGTGCGCGCGCTCGAGAGCACGGCGGCCTCCCTCGCGGCCGCGGCCGGATGGACGGACCGTCTCTCCGTGCACGAGGCCTCCGCGCGGGAGACCGGGGAGGGCCGTGCCGCGGTGCTCGCCCATGAGCGGGCGGGCCGCGTGCTCGCCGCGGCCGCGCGTGCCCGGCGCGCCGAGCACGCGGAGCACGCCGAGGGCGAGCGCGCGGCCACGGCGGCGGCCGGGGTCGCCGCCGAGCCGTTGGCCGCCTCGTGGCTCGGCGAGGCGTCCGGGGAGGGCGAGCAGGACGAGGTCGCCGGTGCCACGGTGTCGGTCGCCCGCACCGCGCTGCAGCGGGCGGACCGCGCGGCGGACGCCGTCGAGGCCGCCGTGAAGGACCGCGCCCGGATGGCGAGGCTCGAGGAGGAGCAGGCCGCCGGCGGCGCCCGGCGCGAGGCGATCGAGGGGGAACGTGCGGCGGGGGCTCACGAGCGAGAGGCGCGTTCCACGGCGATCGTGGCCGTGCGGGAGGCCGTCGAGTCGGGTGGGGCCCGGCTCGGCGCCCGCGCGGCCGTCGACCGCCGGGCGGAGGAGGCCCGCACGCGGCGTGCCGCGGCCGGACTGGCGGAGGAGCGTCGTGCCGCCGCCGAGAGGGCCCGCGCCGATCACGAGAGGCTCGTCGCGCGGGAGCGCGCGGCCGCGGAGAAGCACGTGGGGCTGCTGCGCTCGCGCTACGAGCAGGCGGCGTCCGAGCTCTCGGAGCAGCTCGTCGAGGGGGAGCCGTGCGCGGTGTGCGGGTCGCCGGCGCACCCGCGTCCGGCGCCCGCGGCCGCGACCACGGTGACCGAGGCCGACGTCGCCGCCGCGGAGAAGGCACGGGACCGTGCCGGCGCCGCGGCCGCCCAGGCCGAGGCTGCTCGGGAGCGGGCCGAGTCCGCCCTGAGAGAGGCCCGGGACGCCGCCGGCGGGCTCGGCGTGGAGGAGGCCGAGGCGGCCCTGGGTGCCGCCGAGGCCGAGCAGGCCGACCTCGCCGCCGTCGCCAAGGCCCTGGCCGCGGACCGCCGGACCCTGACGAAGCTCGAGACGGCGCAGACCGCGGCGGAGTCGGCGGACGCCGCCCTCGCGCTCGAGGCCGAGCGCCTCGAGGAGGCCACGGCGCGGCGCGCCGAGCGGCTCCTCGAGCTGCGGGCCGCGGTCGAGGCCGCTCAGGCCGACGCCGAGGACCTGGACGTCCGGCGCGGCCAGGTCGGCGGTGCCCGCCGTGCCCTGCGCGCCCTCGCCGACGCGGCCGAGGCGCAGGCGCGTGCCGCCGCCGTGCGCGCGGAGACCGCGGAGGCCCTCGCCGCCGCCCTCGCCGCGGAGGACTTCACCGGTGCCGAGGCGGCGGCGCAGGCACGGCTCGACGACGACGACGCGAGCGCCCTCACCGCTCGGGTGCGCGCGTGGGACGAGGAGGGCTCCCGCCTGGCCGAGCTCGGAACCACCGAGCTCGTCGCCGAGGGCCGTGCCCTCGCCGAGGCCGGCACCGCCGCCCCGACCCAGGAGGAGAGCGCCGCCGCGGCCGAACGCCTCGCCGCCGCCGAGGCGGCCAGCGCGGAGCGGGCCACCGCCGTCGGCAGGCTGGACACCCTGGTGGCGACGGTGCGCCGTCAGTCCGCGGCGCTGACCGACGTGCTGGGCCGCTCCGCGGCGCTCATCGAGGAGCACCGCACGGTCACGCAGCTGCTCGCGCTCGTGCGCGGGGGCGGGGAGAACCGCCTCAAGATGCCGCTGACCAGCTATGTGCTGGCCGGCCGGCTCGAGGAGGTCGCCGCGGCGGCGACCGAGCGCCTGCTGGCCATGACGGATGCCCGGTACAGCATCGAGTACTCGGACGCCGTGGGCGGCCGCGGCAACAAGGGCCTGGAGCTCGTGGTCCGTGACCACTACGTCGACGAGACGCGGCACCCCTCCACGCTCTCGGGCGGGGAGACGTTCATGGCCTCGCTGGCCCTGGCCTTGGGCCTCGCGGACACGGTGCAGGCGGAGTCCGGCGGCATCGAGCTGGACACGCTCTTCGTGGACGAGGGCTTCGGCTCGCTGGACTCCGAGACGCTCGACGACGTGCTGGACGTCGTGGACTCCCTGCGCTCGGGCGGGCGCACGGTGGGGCTCGTCTCCCACGTGGACCGCATGAAGCAGGAGATCGGCGTGCGCCTCGAGGTCCGCAAGGACCGCCGCGGCTCGAGCCTCGCCGTCCACGAAGGGACCTGA